The region ACAGGAAAGAACCGCTACCGTCAAACACCTTCATGGTTTGAACAGCAAAACAatgttttagttttattgcagCGGactagggatttttttttttgtggggggcacAAACACAGCGGACCTGTATTCTACTGTTGCCCCAGTCAGCCACAATGATATTCCCGTTGGTGTCCACAGCCACGCCGGTGGGGGCGTTGAACTGTCCGTTGCCTTCGCCGTTGGAGCCGAACTTGAGGAGCAGCTCTCCTTCGGGCGTGAATACCTGGCAGGCACAGACACAAGTCTTGGATCTGAAAACAATGTCTACGACATAACAAAGAAGTCTTGAATCTTTGATTGGGCGAACTTTGCTACCTTGACGGAGTGGTTGTGGAAGTCGGTCACGATGATCTCATTGTTCTTGTTGACGGCGGCGAAGTGCGGACCTCGGAGTCGCAAGCACACAAAGGTGAAGCCGTCGAGTCGGTCAAGTGATCCGTCCGACGCGCCTTACCTGCAAACTGTTTGGCGCCATTCCCGCGGCTCCCGAATTTGGTGACGAGCTTCCCGCTCAGCTGGAAGATGAAGACCGTGCACGCTTTGTTGTCCACCACAATCACGTGACCCTCATTGTCCACCGACACACCTTTGGGTCCCATCAGCCTGCCCGAGCCCAGCTTGGCCTGTCCACCCGTGTGAGCGTGACAACCTTAGCGTTAGCAAGCCCAACGCgatttgagcatttattccatATCCTTGTTATCATCCAGCTTCAGGTCCATCACAATTTAGAATTTACAATGAATGTGATTGACACCCACCTTGAACTTGCCATCGCTGGAGAAGATGCTGACCCACTTGTTGTCATAGTCGGCGATGATGATGTCACCGCTGGCGTGCACCGCCACACCCGTGGGTCGCTGCAGTTGCCCCGGCGACCGTCCGCGGACCCCAAATCGACTCTTGAACTCTCCCTGGCTGGAGAACACCTGAAACACCAGAAACAATTattcaaacaaaacaattttgaaaaCAGATCTACTCAAAGTTCATTTTTTCCCTTCAATATGGTGATCGCAATGTGTCACCTGCACACACTGGTTGTTGCTGTCAGCGATCAAGATGTTCCCGCTGGCAGCTGCGGCGACCCCTTGAAGGTTGGTAAACTCCCCTTTGTTCCGTCCCTTGGTTCCGATCCGAAAGATGAGGTCGTCCTCGATGGGGTTCTGGGTTTTGCGGCGTGGTGTTCCCAGGGCGCTGCTGGCCCTCTTGGAGCCTTTCTTCTTCTGGCCGGGGGACTTTCCACGTCTCTTGGCGCCCTCTGAGGAACCTGTGGACGGCGTGGCGTTGGCCGCGGAGTTGGACGGCGTGGTGGTGGAGGGCGACACCTGGCGGTCAAAACTGGCGTTATGAGCATCGCTTTAAACCACGCACACACTACTGTGTTTTTGGCCCACCTGAGACGTGCCAACGTTCAGCTTGAAGGGACTTCCCTTAATGTGTTGGTCGTACAGACGCAGCGCCAGTGAAAAGTCGCCCTCTTTGGGCAGCACGTAAACAAATTCGTACGTTCCGTTCTTGTGGTCTACGATCTCGCCGTCCACGATGCTGCCGTCCGGCGTGAACacctgtggagaagaaaaaaaaggtttagaAAGCTGAAGCCACGTTTTGCTTCGGCGGCCATATTCACGACCTCAGCTGACAAGATGGCATTGCCGCCCTTGCAAGCCCCTCCGGATTTGTCTCTGGTTACTATGGTGACGGAGGAAGGGAGTCCCACGATGCACTGTTCCAGTCCGGTGCCCATAGCCTCGCTCTGGCTCGCCACGGCACTGAGAAAGAGGATAACGTGGATTAAAGTCAAACCGCCTTGAGGCTTAGCCTCACTCTGCCTGTTCAACGCATTCCCAAAGACCTTTTCAGTTAAGTTTCCGCTGGAATCTCTAAATTAGAAGCCTCCTACCTGGTGGTCACAATGGTGCCCAGATTGTGGATCCATTTGCGCAGTCCATCCGTCTCCAGGACCAGGTCCAGCTGGTCGTTCTCCTCCGGCTGGCACGACACGCCTCGTCCGGCCAGCTCCTCCAGCCTCTCCTTGAGGTCCACCTCCACTTCCAAGTCACTCGCACACGCCTCCGTCGCTAAGACTTCCTCTGCGCGAGTGCAAGCAGACGACACGGTGGCCTCTCCCTGCAGGAGGCTCTCAAGCTGAGACTGGAGCACCTGGGGTCACCACATACGACAAATAACCCGTGGACTCAGAACCACTTCACTTCATGGTTACACAAAATATTGTATTTCACTTCAATCACCTTGTGCTTGAGGCCAAATGTGACCTCCAGCTCCATGAGAAGAACGCTCTTCCTCACGTCAAGCTGCTTGTGAAGATCCTCGAAGCTAGACTGGATGTCCTCCTCGATGGCCGTTCTCTGATTGGTCAACTGCTGGACCATCTCTCCCACCACCGCGGCAGCGGCGGAAATCTGCGGTAGTCTGTAGAGTAGTAGCAGTCCCAAATTTGGCAACTTCAACCCAAGTGACCAATACTCAAGTCACCATCTCCTTTCACCTGTCATGAGCCGCCCTCATCCCTGCCTCCAAGGTGCATCGGTGCTGCTCCAAGGCCTCGCTTAAAGGCACCCTGGGGTGCTCGCTGTGCTCAGGCACGCACTCGCCACACAGCGCACGTGTGCACGCCCGGCAGTACTCGGACACCTGCGGATGACGCGACGTCAAGGATGGCGACGGCGCGGCCACGTACCACGTGGTTGCCCGGCAAACCTCACCTTGCCACCATGCTGCGGGCAAGTGTCTTTAGTGGGCGGAGCCTCGAGCACGGTGCACTCCTCACTGCTGCTGTCTGGAGAGTGTTGATGCCCCGCCATCAGCTTGGGCGGCGAGACGGTCGAGGGACGTCTCTGCTGCGATGCTCTCCGCACCGCCCTCAGTCCATGAGGCTGTCAGAGCCGACCCAAGTCATAAGCGAACCGAGCCCGCAAACACACAAACGACGTTCACTCGGCATCTTACGGAATAGAAAGAGAAGATGTTTATGACGGAGACGCCCACACCCGCGAGAACAGTTAAGTAGGTCACACTCATGTCTTTAGTGAGGGTGATGCtgtggttgccatggagaccaaAAGCGGAGCTTTTGATCCTAAAATGTTACATTTACGCATACACTACGTCTCATGCACGTGCATTTCCATTGGCAGCTTGACATACAAATCCCATTTGTTCCGTGACCTCACTCATAAGTCAAAACACAAAATcttttttgctcatttgaatTCATGGGAATGACATTAAACCCTTCCAAGGGGGAGAATAATGCACTCCT is a window of Syngnathus typhle isolate RoL2023-S1 ecotype Sweden linkage group LG1, RoL_Styp_1.0, whole genome shotgun sequence DNA encoding:
- the trim2b gene encoding tripartite motif-containing protein 2 → MAGHQHSPDSSSEECTVLEAPPTKDTCPQHGGKVSEYCRACTRALCGECVPEHSEHPRVPLSEALEQHRCTLEAGMRAAHDRLPQISAAAAVVGEMVQQLTNQRTAIEEDIQSSFEDLHKQLDVRKSVLLMELEVTFGLKHKVLQSQLESLLQGEATVSSACTRAEEVLATEACASDLEVEVDLKERLEELAGRGVSCQPEENDQLDLVLETDGLRKWIHNLGTIVTTSAVASQSEAMGTGLEQCIVGLPSSVTIVTRDKSGGACKGGNAILSAEVFTPDGSIVDGEIVDHKNGTYEFVYVLPKEGDFSLALRLYDQHIKGSPFKLNVGTSQVSPSTTTPSNSAANATPSTGSSEGAKRRGKSPGQKKKGSKRASSALGTPRRKTQNPIEDDLIFRIGTKGRNKGEFTNLQGVAAAASGNILIADSNNQCVQVFSSQGEFKSRFGVRGRSPGQLQRPTGVAVHASGDIIIADYDNKWVSIFSSDGKFKAKLGSGRLMGPKGVSVDNEGHVIVVDNKACTVFIFQLSGKLVTKFGSRGNGAKQFAGPHFAAVNKNNEIIVTDFHNHSVKVFTPEGELLLKFGSNGEGNGQFNAPTGVAVDTNGNIIVADWGNSRIQVFDGSGSFLSYINTSADPLYGPQGLALTQDGHVVVADSGNHCFKVYRYLQ